Proteins co-encoded in one Erinaceus europaeus chromosome X, mEriEur2.1, whole genome shotgun sequence genomic window:
- the LOC107523324 gene encoding large ribosomal subunit protein uL16-like encodes MRGAFGKPQGTVARVHIGQVIMSIHTKLKNKENVIEALCRAKFKFPGRQKIHIAKKWDFTKFNTDEFGDMVAEKHLIPDGCGVKYIPNHVPLDKWWALHS; translated from the coding sequence ATGCGAGGTGCTTTTGGGAAGCCCCAGGGCACCGTGGCCAGAGTCCACATTGGCCAGGTCATCATGTCCATCCACACCAAGCTGAAGAACAAAGAAAATGTGATTGAGGCCCTGTGCAGGGCCAAGTTCAAATTCCCTGGACGCCAGAAGATCCACATCGCCAAGAAGTGGGACTTCACCAAGTTTAACACAGATGAATTTGgagacatggtggctgaaaagcacctcATCCCAGACGGCTGTGGAGTCAAATACATCCCCAACCACGTCCCCCTGGACAAGTGGTGGGCCCTGCACTCCTGA